A DNA window from Shewanella baltica contains the following coding sequences:
- the lepB gene encoding signal peptidase I, protein MFKGITKLLKENRSFFLFISLMLVFRSAVADWNTVPSGSMLPTIVEGDRILVNKIAYDLRVPFTHIALVKLADPARGDIVVFDSKKADKKLIKRVIAVPGDTVMMRDNRLYLNGEPLSYSSQALSPYAPADVTEMQENLIGMAHSIRLNPVPSKLANFGPVTVPDAHYLALGDNRDNSADSRVIGFVPRDEIVGRSSSVVFSLDYADHYLPRPERLMREF, encoded by the coding sequence ATGTTCAAAGGAATAACCAAACTGCTTAAGGAGAACCGCTCCTTTTTTCTGTTTATCAGCTTAATGTTAGTGTTCAGGAGCGCTGTGGCCGATTGGAATACAGTGCCATCGGGTTCTATGCTGCCGACTATCGTCGAGGGCGATCGCATTCTGGTAAACAAGATAGCCTACGATCTTAGGGTGCCATTTACCCATATCGCCTTAGTCAAACTTGCGGATCCCGCCCGCGGTGATATCGTGGTGTTCGATTCGAAAAAGGCCGATAAAAAACTCATTAAGCGGGTGATTGCTGTGCCAGGCGATACTGTGATGATGCGGGATAATCGTTTGTATTTGAATGGCGAACCCCTTAGTTACTCATCCCAAGCATTGAGTCCTTATGCTCCCGCTGATGTCACCGAAATGCAGGAGAACTTAATCGGTATGGCCCACAGTATTCGCCTTAATCCTGTCCCCTCAAAGCTCGCCAATTTTGGACCTGTCACTGTGCCAGACGCGCATTACCTAGCGCTGGGTGATAATCGAGATAACAGCGCTGATTCTCGGGTCATTGGCTTTGTGCCACGCGATGAGATTGTAGGCCGTTCAAGCTCAGTGGTTTTCTCCCTTGATTATGCTGATCATTACTTGCCTCGACCTGAGCGCCTTATGCGCGAGTTTTAG